CGGTCCGCCGGGACCGGGCGCTCCGCCTCCGGGCATGGCGCGGCCGGGTGGTCCTCCGGGACCGGGCGCTCCGCCTCCGGGCATGGGTCCGCGTCCGGGCATGCCGCCCGCGCCTGGGGCGCCGCTTCCGGGCATGGCGCGGCCGGGTGGTCCTCCGGGACCGGGCGCTCCGCCTCCGGGCATGACGCGGCCGGGTATGCCGGGCCCTGGGGCGCCGCCTCCGGGCATGGCGCGGCCGGGCGGTCCTCCGGGACCGGGCGCTCCGCCTCCGGGCATGGCCGGCGGTCTGCCGCGTCCTCCCGGGGCCGGGCCGCTGCCGGGTGCGCCCGCGGGCCGGGGACGGGATCCCTTCGGTCTGGGAGGCGGCGCGCCGCAGCCCGCCCCCGTCGCGCCGCAGCCCGCCGAGGCCAATGGCCTGGAGGAGCTGTCGCTCGATGAGCCCATCGCTCCGGAGCCCGTCGCGGTCCCCGAGTCCAGGCCCGCCGCCGTGACCCACGCCGCGCCGTCCGCCGACGGTGGCGAGGCGCTGCTGCGCGAGGCCCTCTCGAGGGCCTCCCGCGAGGTCATCGAGAAGATCGCCTGGGAGGTCGTTCCCCAGCTCGCCGAGACGATCATCCGCGAGGAGCTGGAGCGGCTCATCAAGGATCGCGAGACGAAGCACTGAGTGCCTGGCCCGCTCCATCCGTGGTTTCTCACCCCGACCGGCCCTTGTCGGGCCGGTCCTTTCACCGGCCCACGGGGCCGGTTGTGTTTTTTCTATGAGCGACACGACCGAACTGCCGAAGTCCTATGACGCCAAGGAGGTCGAGGCCCGTTGGTACGCCTGCTGGCAGGAGCGCGGCTATTTCCGCGCCGACGCCGACGCCGACAAGCCCGCCTTCAGCATCGTGCTGCCTCCACCCAACGTGACGGGCAGCTTGCACCTGGGCCATGCACTCACCGCCACCATCCAGGACATCCTCGTCCGCTGGAAGCGCATGAGCGGCTTCAAGACGCTCTGGGTGCCGGGCACGGACCACGCCGGCATCGCCACGCAGATGGTGGTGGAGCGCGAGCTCAAGCAGACGGAGAAGAAGAGCCGCCATGATCTGGGCCGCGAGAAGTTCCTCGAGCGCGTCTGGGAGTGGAAGGACAAGTACGGCCAGCGCATCAACGAGCAGCAGAAGGTGCTCGGCGCGAGCCTGGACTGGAGCCGCGAGCGCTTCACCATGGATCCGGGCGTCTCGGCCGCCGTGCGCGAGGTCTTCGTGCGGCTGTACGAGGAGGGCCTCATCTACCGGGCCCAGAAGCTCATCAACTGGTGCCCCTCGTGCCTCACCGCGCTCAGCGACCTGGAGGTCGAGCACGAGGAGAAGCAGGGCTCGCTCTGGCACATCCACTACCCGGTG
Above is a window of Cystobacter fuscus DNA encoding:
- a CDS encoding response regulator, with the protein product MPKTLLVADDSLTIRKVIGMIFATEDFQVTAVDNGLDAISRSRELRPDVVLADVMMPGKNGYEVCEALKHDPATQHIPVMLLAGTFEAFDEARSRVARADDHITKPFESQVLLDKVKTLVGQKSNTMPASAATQVTAPGPAAAQPRGPAAPPGPGAPRPPGPGAPPPGMARPGGPPGPGAPPPGMGPRPGMPGPGAPPPGMARPGGPPGPGAPPPGMARPGGPPGPGAPPPGMGPRPGMPPAPGAPLPGMARPGGPPGPGAPPPGMTRPGMPGPGAPPPGMARPGGPPGPGAPPPGMAGGLPRPPGAGPLPGAPAGRGRDPFGLGGGAPQPAPVAPQPAEANGLEELSLDEPIAPEPVAVPESRPAAVTHAAPSADGGEALLREALSRASREVIEKIAWEVVPQLAETIIREELERLIKDRETKH